The region GCGACCCCGGCGAGGCGGAGCGCCGCCAGCTCCTGGATACCTACCGCACCTTCGGGTGCGAGAACAGCCAGCCGACCTTCAAGTACACGCTGACCGACGGCGTGAAGGACGGATACCTGATCAACCCGACGGTCGTGGACGCCCGCACCGGCATCACGACAGACCTGCTTTCCCAACAGGGCTTCGCGGTGTCGTTCACAGACGAGGAAGGTCAGGACCACGAAGAGACTTTCAAGCAGCGCGAGTTTGAAAAGCGCTTCTTCGCAGACGCCACCAACAAGGTCTTCTGCAAGACCTTCCTGGAGAACGCGCTTCTCGACCCCGTAAGCCAGGAGATCGGCAAGTCGATCGTCTTCGCGGTAAGCCAGAAGCACGCCGCCAAGCTCGCGCAGATATTCAACCAGATGGCGGACCGCATGTTCCCCGGCAAGTACCAGTCGGACTTCGCCGTCCAGGTGACGTCGCAGGTGGCCGATGCCCAGCAGTTCGCCATAAACTTCAGCAACAACAATCTCCTTGGCTGCGCGAACTTCCTGCCGGAGTACAAGACCAGCAAGGCCCGCATCTGCGTCACCGTCGGCATGATGACCACTGGCTACGACTGCACCGACATCCTCAACCTGGGCCTCTTTCGTCCGATCTTTTCGCCTACGGACTTTATCCAGATCAAAGGCCGCGGTACCCGCACTCAAAACTTCCTCGATCAGCTCATGGACGAAAGCGTCAGGAGCGGCGTCGCAAAGCCCTTGGAAACGTCGTTCAAACTCTTCGACTTCTTCGCCAACTGCGAGTACTTTGAGAAGGAGTTCAAGTACGATCAGGTGCTGAAGCTGCCGAAGCCAAAAGGCAAGCCGCGCGAAGACGCCGTCCCGACCGGCCCCGTGGTGTACGCCGAAACCTACGAGCACGGCGGCGAGGATATTCTCTCGACGATTCGCGAGCAGCAGATCGGCCCCGAGGGGATGAAGATCGACCGGATGTTTTTCGAGAGGTTCGAAGATGCCATGCGCGCGGACAGCACGATCGCGAAAGCGGTCGAGGCGGGCCAGTGGGACCGCGTGATCGACTACGTCAATCGCGAGGTATTCTACAAGCCCGAGGAGTACTACACGCTCGACAAGCTGCAAATGGCCGCGGACGTTGACCGCCGCTTGACGCTCCGGGAAATACTGGAAAAGGTGTTCCGCCTCATCCCGCGATTCAAGTCCCGGGACGAGCTGCTCGAAGAGGAGTTCTCGAAGTTCGTGGCCGACTACAAGCCGGCAGACGTCAAATCCATTCCGGCCATCAGGACATATTTCAAGGCATACGTCACCAGCACCCGCGTGCGGGAGATCATCGACAACAAGCAGTACACCGACCTGGCGACGAACCCGGTGTTTTCCACGCGCGACTTCAGGGCCGTGCCTGACAAGTACCGCGCCCTGGTTCCCGAATATATCAAGGACTACGTCTCTCTGACGCAGTTCGCCGCCTGAAGGAACGCCAGTGCTTGATTCCGAGACGAAACGCCGCATCGATACAGCCCGCGACATCCTCGTGGGCAAGGTCCCCGACCCCAAGTCCCAGGTAGAACAGATCACCGTCGCCCTGATCTACAAGTTCATGGATGACATCGACGCCGACGCCGAATCGCTCGGCGGGAAGCGAAAATTCTTCGCGAACGATTTCGAGCGTTACGGCTGGGCAAAGCTCATGCGCTCCGGCCTCGGCGGCCACGATGTTGTGAAGCTCTACGACGAGGGCATTGCCAAAATGCCCGAAAACCCCGGCCTTCCGTCGCTCTTTCGGGATATATTCAAAAACGCCTACCTGCCCTACCGGGACCCGGAGACGCTCAGGGCGTTCCTGAAGATCATCGACGAGTTCACCTACGACCACTCGGAGAAACTCGGCGACGCCTTCGAGTACCTGCTCTCAGTCCTCGGTTCCCAGGGCGATGCGGGCCAGTTTCGCACCCCACGGCACATCATCGACTTCATCGTGTCCATCGTCGATCCGAAGAAGAACGAGACCGTGCTCGACCCGGCGTGCGGCACGGCCGGCTTCCTCATCTCATCCTACAAGCACATCCTGCAGGCCAACACCGACGCTCGGGGACGCGACACACTGAGCGCGGAGGACAGGGAGCGCCTGGGCAAGAATTTCACGGGCTACGACATCTCGCCCGACATGGTACGGCTGTCACTTGTTAACATGTACCTTCACCGCTTCCCGGATCCGCGCGTTGAGGAATACGACACACTTACCCAGGAAGACAACTGGGACAAAGCCTTCGATGTCATCCTCGCCAATCCGCCGTTCATGTCGCCGAAGGGCGGCATCAAGCCCCACAAGCGGTTCTCGATCCAGGCCAAGCGCAGCGAAGTGCTGTTCGTCGACTACATCGCCGAACACCTTCGCCCGAACGGCCGCGCCGGAATCATCGTCCCGGAAGGCATCATCTTCCAGAGCCAGACGGCATACACGCAGCTGAGGAAGATGCTCGTCGAAAACTACCTCGTCGCCGTCGTCTCCCTGCCCGCGGGCATCTTCAACCCATACTCAGGCGTAAAGACCTCCATCCTTATCCTGGACAAGTCCCTCGCCCGCAAGGCGGACACCATCGCCTTCTTCAAGGTCGAGAACGACGGCCTCAGCCTCGGCGCCCAGCGCCGGGAGATAGCCAAGAACGACCTTCCCCAGGTTAAAACCGAGCTGAAGTCCTACCTCCACGCCCTCCGCACCCGCCAACCTACCGCCGACCTCCAGCTCACCCGCGGCCTCATCGTGCCCGAGCAGAAGATCGCGGCAAACGGCGAGTACAACCTGAGCGGGGAGCGGTATAGGGAGGGGGGAGCTGCGTCGTCAGACTTTCCATATGCCACAGTTGCCGACATATGCGAGATCAATCCCGAGTCAGTAAATCCGTCGCAACAGTACTCCAATTCATTTTTCAACTATATCGATATTTCCTGCGTTGAAAACCGATCAGGAAAATTCCTTGGCGCAAATAGGATAGCCACGCTTGAAGCACCGGATAGAGCGCGCCGGCCGGTGAGAAAAGGTGACGTTTTAATTTCTACTGTACGTCCGAATCTAAGAGCTTTCACAATTCTTACGGAGGTTCCGGAAAGGGCGGTGGCTTCAACTGGTTTCGCCGTCCTACGATCCAAGGCAGAGCGGGTCCTTCCGAATTTTCTTATTGATATGTTGCGTCATGACAAGGCGGTCGACCAAATGGTGGGTATGATGGGGAAAGGCGCTTACCCCAGTATTAATCAGACAGACGTGCAGTCAGTGACAATTCCCCTCCCTCCCTTAGACCTGCAAAAGGAGATCGTATCGGAGATCGAGGGCTACCAGAAGGTCATCGACGGCGCGCGCGCGGTGGTGGACAACTACCGGCCTCAGATACCAGTCAAGCCGGAATGGCCGGTGGTAGCCATTGCTGACCTTTCCCGAGAGGTCAAGGCAGGTTTCGCCAGTGGCAAATCAAGCGTTGAAACGAATGGTGTGCCACATATACGCCCCATGAATGTCACAGAGTTTGGCGAGTTCACTTGGAATGGCGTCAAATGCATCGAGGAAGATGAATTCCTAGGGAGGGAGGACTTCATACTACAGCCTGGTGATGTCCTTTTTAATA is a window of SAR202 cluster bacterium DNA encoding:
- a CDS encoding restriction endonuclease subunit M/S, yielding MLDSETKRRIDTARDILVGKVPDPKSQVEQITVALIYKFMDDIDADAESLGGKRKFFANDFERYGWAKLMRSGLGGHDVVKLYDEGIAKMPENPGLPSLFRDIFKNAYLPYRDPETLRAFLKIIDEFTYDHSEKLGDAFEYLLSVLGSQGDAGQFRTPRHIIDFIVSIVDPKKNETVLDPACGTAGFLISSYKHILQANTDARGRDTLSAEDRERLGKNFTGYDISPDMVRLSLVNMYLHRFPDPRVEEYDTLTQEDNWDKAFDVILANPPFMSPKGGIKPHKRFSIQAKRSEVLFVDYIAEHLRPNGRAGIIVPEGIIFQSQTAYTQLRKMLVENYLVAVVSLPAGIFNPYSGVKTSILILDKSLARKADTIAFFKVENDGLSLGAQRREIAKNDLPQVKTELKSYLHALRTRQPTADLQLTRGLIVPEQKIAANGEYNLSGERYREGGAASSDFPYATVADICEINPESVNPSQQYSNSFFNYIDISCVENRSGKFLGANRIATLEAPDRARRPVRKGDVLISTVRPNLRAFTILTEVPERAVASTGFAVLRSKAERVLPNFLIDMLRHDKAVDQMVGMMGKGAYPSINQTDVQSVTIPLPPLDLQKEIVSEIEGYQKVIDGARAVVDNYRPQIPVKPEWPVVAIADLSREVKAGFASGKSSVETNGVPHIRPMNVTEFGEFTWNGVKCIEEDEFLGREDFILQPGDVLFNNTNSKELVGKTCLIKEAIRGGYSNHMTRIRVKQERCDSHFLAISLHAAWVRGDFLERANKWIGQAGINGKLLGEFRIPLPPLPVQQAIVAEIEAEQALVAANRELIARFERKIQATLARVWGEEPA
- a CDS encoding DEAD/DEAH box helicase; translated protein: MATNEAAARIKINKLLEAAGWRFFPDSSGPANIQLEAGVAVQTHAIDALGSDFEKVKRGAVDFLLLNERGAPIIVLEAKAESKDPLIGKEQARKYANSQYCRFVILSNGNAHYFWDLEQGNPQIVTAFPTPTSMEGYRKVIPDPHRLLLEEVDEDYIVLTQRPNYASEAGWKNAAERKGYVQTNKLRFLRPYQVEAIKSLQAAVREGKERFLFEMATGTGKTLTAAAVIKLFLRTGNAGRVLFLVHRIELEDQARKAFAGLLSADYDTVIYKEKREEWRKADIVVTTVQSLLFNNKYRQLFSPTDFDLVISDEAHRSIGGNARAVFEYFVGYKLGLTATPRDYLKRFEATSPAVRDPGEAERRQLLDTYRTFGCENSQPTFKYTLTDGVKDGYLINPTVVDARTGITTDLLSQQGFAVSFTDEEGQDHEETFKQREFEKRFFADATNKVFCKTFLENALLDPVSQEIGKSIVFAVSQKHAAKLAQIFNQMADRMFPGKYQSDFAVQVTSQVADAQQFAINFSNNNLLGCANFLPEYKTSKARICVTVGMMTTGYDCTDILNLGLFRPIFSPTDFIQIKGRGTRTQNFLDQLMDESVRSGVAKPLETSFKLFDFFANCEYFEKEFKYDQVLKLPKPKGKPREDAVPTGPVVYAETYEHGGEDILSTIREQQIGPEGMKIDRMFFERFEDAMRADSTIAKAVEAGQWDRVIDYVNREVFYKPEEYYTLDKLQMAADVDRRLTLREILEKVFRLIPRFKSRDELLEEEFSKFVADYKPADVKSIPAIRTYFKAYVTSTRVREIIDNKQYTDLATNPVFSTRDFRAVPDKYRALVPEYIKDYVSLTQFAA